One segment of Streptosporangium brasiliense DNA contains the following:
- a CDS encoding MFS transporter codes for MTTTTTSHRPLFADADFRRLFAAAAASRLGTSIGYLALPLAAVTALRATPGEVGLLAMLSTLAFLLIGLPAGAWVDRMRRRPVMITADLVRAVLLGSVPVVWWLGALTLPHLYAVVLLCGAATVFFEVADQSYLPHLVGPERLMAANTALVSMDAANQLAGRGVGGYLIQLLSAPAAIAVDALSYLWSALCLRSIRRVEPRPEVRAEAGLGRDIAQGLRLVTGHPILRAIAVEGALTNLGIQIVQTMLPVLFVRELGLSPLWLGAFLTVGGIGVFLGSAGARRLGRRLGEGRTIRLTSVAFVPSVPLIPLLDEGPWLWPSAAAWLVLTYKVGVGNVIKVSFRQRVTPDEMLGRVTATMRFLFTGALAIGAGVAGLVGDLVSVRAALWTGAAVLAVSWIPIMFSPLRSLRELPENV; via the coding sequence ATGACCACCACGACGACATCTCACCGGCCGCTCTTCGCCGACGCCGACTTCCGCAGGCTGTTCGCCGCGGCCGCGGCCAGCAGGCTGGGCACCTCGATCGGTTACCTGGCACTCCCGCTCGCCGCGGTGACGGCGCTGCGGGCCACCCCCGGCGAGGTCGGGCTGCTGGCGATGCTGAGCACGCTGGCGTTCCTGCTGATCGGCCTGCCCGCGGGCGCCTGGGTGGACCGGATGCGGCGCCGGCCCGTGATGATCACAGCCGACCTGGTACGGGCCGTACTGCTGGGGTCGGTGCCGGTGGTCTGGTGGCTGGGGGCGCTCACCCTGCCCCACCTCTACGCCGTGGTGCTGCTGTGCGGGGCGGCCACGGTGTTCTTCGAGGTCGCCGACCAGAGCTACCTGCCCCACCTGGTCGGTCCCGAGCGGCTGATGGCGGCCAACACCGCGCTGGTCAGCATGGACGCGGCCAACCAGCTCGCCGGGCGCGGCGTCGGCGGTTACCTGATCCAGCTGCTGTCGGCCCCGGCGGCGATCGCCGTGGACGCGCTGAGCTATCTGTGGTCGGCACTGTGCCTGCGCTCCATCCGCCGGGTGGAGCCGCGCCCGGAGGTGAGGGCGGAGGCCGGCCTCGGCAGGGACATCGCCCAGGGGCTCCGTCTGGTGACCGGGCATCCGATCCTGCGGGCCATCGCCGTGGAGGGGGCGCTGACGAACCTCGGGATACAGATCGTCCAGACGATGCTCCCCGTCCTGTTCGTCCGGGAGCTCGGTCTGTCCCCGCTCTGGCTGGGCGCCTTCCTGACCGTCGGCGGGATCGGGGTCTTCCTCGGCTCGGCCGGTGCCCGGCGGCTCGGGCGGCGGCTGGGGGAGGGCCGGACGATCCGGCTGACCAGCGTGGCCTTCGTGCCGTCCGTCCCGCTGATCCCGCTGCTGGACGAGGGCCCGTGGCTGTGGCCGTCCGCCGCCGCGTGGCTGGTGCTCACCTACAAGGTCGGCGTCGGCAATGTGATCAAGGTGAGCTTCCGCCAGCGGGTCACCCCGGACGAGATGCTGGGGCGGGTGACCGCGACGATGCGGTTTCTGTTCACCGGGGCCCTGGCGATCGGGGCCGGGGTGGCCGGGCTGGTCGGAGACCTGGTGAGCGTGCGCGCGGCGCTGTGGACGGGCGCGGCGGTGCTCGCGGTGAGCTGGATTCCGATCATGTTCTCGCCGCTGCGGAGCCTCCGCGAGCTGCCGGAAAACGTCTAG
- a CDS encoding carboxylesterase/lipase family protein, which yields MALTASSKPSESEPEVGTAAGVLRGGREAGLAVFRGIPFAEPPVGALRFAAPQPVRSWDGVRPAVAYGPPPPQSGLLGASQDTAGDDWLTLNVWTPDPDPAAGLPVMVWIPGGGYVAGNSSLPEYDAGRLAGSGAVVVTLNYRLGIEGFAQIDGAPANRGLLDQVAALQWVRDNIRVFGGDPDRVTVFGESAGGGSVAALLAMPRAAGLFRRAIAQSVPGTFFSPELAADIAAACAVELGIRPTVSGLSAVAPARLPGVGDAISAKTVQWRERWGQITHRPTPFAPVVDGDVLPATPWQALADGAARDVGLLVGHTRDEHRLFSLIDGVLGQVTHEQTETALHLLAPGPDGARRYREAFPAAADEELYELVNADWLFRMPSLHLADAQIAGGGRAHLYELTWSAPGLGGALGACHGLDVPLVFGNLSSGQPAMLIGDPPSPAAEELSAQIRRAWTAFAAHGDPGWPAYDADHRLAQLFDTPSMVTAYPEETSRLLWQDHTFPALPLLAR from the coding sequence GTGGCCCTCACCGCATCGAGCAAACCGTCCGAGTCTGAGCCGGAAGTCGGCACGGCGGCCGGCGTCCTCCGCGGCGGCCGGGAGGCGGGCCTGGCGGTCTTCCGCGGCATCCCGTTTGCCGAGCCGCCGGTCGGCGCCCTCCGTTTCGCCGCGCCGCAGCCGGTGCGCAGCTGGGACGGTGTGCGCCCGGCGGTCGCGTACGGCCCGCCGCCCCCGCAGTCCGGCCTGCTCGGGGCGTCCCAGGACACCGCCGGCGACGACTGGTTGACGCTCAACGTCTGGACACCGGATCCGGATCCGGCGGCAGGGCTCCCGGTGATGGTGTGGATCCCCGGCGGCGGTTACGTCGCGGGCAACTCCAGCCTCCCGGAATACGACGCCGGGCGCCTGGCCGGGAGCGGGGCCGTGGTCGTGACCCTCAACTACCGTCTCGGTATCGAGGGTTTCGCGCAGATCGACGGAGCCCCGGCCAACCGGGGACTGCTCGACCAGGTCGCGGCCTTGCAGTGGGTGCGGGACAACATCCGGGTGTTCGGCGGCGACCCGGATCGGGTCACGGTCTTCGGGGAGTCGGCGGGCGGCGGATCGGTCGCCGCGCTGCTCGCCATGCCGCGCGCCGCCGGGCTCTTCCGCCGGGCGATCGCGCAGAGCGTGCCGGGGACGTTCTTCTCCCCGGAGCTGGCCGCCGACATCGCCGCCGCCTGCGCCGTCGAGCTGGGGATACGGCCAACGGTGTCCGGCCTGTCGGCGGTGGCTCCGGCCCGGCTGCCCGGCGTGGGCGACGCGATCTCCGCCAAGACGGTCCAATGGCGGGAGCGCTGGGGGCAGATCACACACCGGCCGACCCCGTTCGCACCGGTTGTCGACGGTGACGTCCTGCCGGCGACCCCTTGGCAGGCGCTGGCTGACGGCGCCGCCCGGGACGTCGGACTTCTCGTCGGGCACACCCGTGACGAGCACCGGTTGTTCAGCCTGATCGACGGCGTGCTCGGCCAGGTCACGCACGAGCAGACCGAGACCGCTCTGCACCTGCTCGCCCCCGGGCCGGACGGCGCACGCCGATACCGGGAGGCGTTCCCGGCCGCGGCCGATGAGGAGCTGTACGAACTGGTCAACGCGGACTGGCTGTTCCGCATGCCGAGCCTCCACCTCGCCGACGCGCAGATCGCCGGCGGCGGCCGGGCCCACCTGTACGAGCTGACCTGGTCCGCCCCGGGATTGGGCGGTGCCCTCGGCGCCTGCCACGGTCTGGACGTGCCGCTCGTCTTCGGCAACCTGAGCAGCGGACAGCCCGCCATGCTGATCGGCGACCCGCCCTCCCCGGCGGCGGAGGAGCTGTCCGCGCAGATCCGCAGGGCGTGGACGGCGTTCGCCGCTCACGGCGATCCGGGCTGGCCTGCCTACGACGCCGACCACCGCCTCGCACAGCTCTTCGACACGCCGTCGATGGTCACCGCCTACCCGGAAGAGACCTCGCGGCTGCTGTGGCAGGACCACACCTTCCCGGCGCTCCCGTTGCTCGCACGGTAG
- a CDS encoding CTP synthase C-terminal region-related (seleno)protein, with protein MTTARIALVGDRSPGVQAHVRIPSILEGLRERDGLTLDAYWIPTTEAEGLEGFDGIWMLPGSPYRSEAGAVNAARTAREHGIPFLGTCGGFQHTLLEYARNVLGLPVAHAENTPGADDFLLLPLACSLVGHEGTVLLAPGSLAEKIIGAERSMERYSCNFGLNPGYLPVLEEGGLSFTGHDEDGAVRVLELPGHPFFLATLFQPELAGDGTRPHPIITAFAAASVARAASAVSAASAVSSAS; from the coding sequence ATGACCACCGCGAGAATCGCCCTGGTGGGCGACAGATCCCCCGGCGTCCAGGCCCACGTGCGCATCCCCTCCATCCTCGAGGGGCTGCGCGAGCGTGACGGGCTGACGCTGGACGCTTACTGGATCCCCACGACCGAGGCCGAGGGCCTGGAGGGGTTCGACGGCATCTGGATGCTGCCCGGCAGCCCCTACCGCAGCGAGGCCGGCGCGGTGAACGCCGCCCGCACCGCGCGTGAGCACGGCATCCCGTTCCTGGGCACCTGCGGCGGCTTCCAGCACACCCTGCTGGAGTACGCGCGCAACGTCCTCGGCCTGCCGGTCGCCCACGCCGAGAACACCCCCGGCGCCGACGACTTCCTGCTGCTGCCGCTGGCCTGCTCGCTCGTCGGTCACGAGGGCACGGTACTGCTGGCGCCCGGATCGCTGGCCGAGAAGATCATCGGCGCCGAGCGGAGCATGGAGAGATACTCCTGCAACTTCGGCCTCAACCCCGGCTACCTGCCCGTGCTGGAGGAGGGCGGCCTGAGCTTCACCGGCCACGACGAGGACGGAGCCGTGCGGGTGCTGGAGCTGCCCGGCCACCCGTTCTTCCTGGCCACGCTCTTCCAGCCCGAGCTGGCCGGGGACGGCACCCGGCCGCACCCGATCATCACCGCGTTCGCCGCGGCCTCCGTCGCCCGCGCCGCGTCAGCCGTGTCAGCCGCGTCAGCCGTGTCATCGGCCTCATGA
- a CDS encoding LysR family transcriptional regulator, with the protein MDPHLLRTFVTVVRWRSFSAAAEELGYTQSAVSQQIAALEADLGLALLRRRPVAPTPAGERLLEHAAPLLLRHQAARADVLRAAADPVERLTVVASPLACTPAVARSLAQARLSVTLSTAGRERVAEQVASGAADLGFVDGIAAPSDPLRLPDVGAATGIGVAEDGLVVVLPAGHPLSGRRGLALADLADALWLQAPAAVPVERLREVTGVGGFRIGFRYDGDDLHTVLNLAAAGHGLTLLPSSVTAGVPLTAPRVVHRVEMLCDPLATGPARAVAERLGWSPGPTP; encoded by the coding sequence GTGGATCCGCATCTGCTGCGCACGTTCGTGACCGTCGTCCGTTGGCGGTCCTTCTCCGCCGCCGCCGAGGAACTCGGCTACACCCAGTCGGCGGTGTCCCAGCAGATCGCCGCGCTTGAGGCGGACCTGGGCCTGGCGCTGCTGCGCCGCCGGCCGGTGGCGCCCACCCCGGCCGGGGAGCGCCTGCTGGAACACGCCGCGCCGCTGCTGCTGCGCCACCAGGCGGCCCGCGCCGACGTGCTGCGCGCCGCCGCCGACCCGGTCGAGCGGCTGACCGTGGTCGCCTCCCCGCTGGCGTGCACCCCGGCGGTCGCCCGGAGCCTGGCCCAGGCCCGGCTGTCGGTGACGCTGAGCACCGCCGGCCGCGAACGCGTCGCCGAGCAGGTCGCCTCGGGCGCGGCCGACCTGGGGTTCGTCGACGGGATCGCCGCGCCCAGCGATCCACTCCGTCTGCCGGACGTGGGAGCGGCGACCGGTATCGGCGTGGCCGAGGACGGGCTGGTGGTGGTCCTGCCCGCCGGCCACCCGCTGTCCGGCCGGCGCGGGCTGGCCCTGGCCGACCTGGCCGACGCGCTGTGGCTGCAGGCCCCGGCCGCCGTGCCGGTGGAACGGTTGCGCGAGGTGACGGGCGTGGGCGGGTTCCGCATCGGGTTCCGCTACGACGGCGACGACCTGCACACGGTGTTGAACCTCGCCGCGGCCGGGCACGGCCTGACCCTGCTGCCCTCGTCGGTGACGGCCGGGGTGCCGCTGACCGCGCCGCGCGTGGTGCACCGGGTGGAGATGCTGTGCGACCCCCTCGCCACCGGCCCGGCCAGGGCCGTCGCCGAGCGGCTCGGCTGGAGTCCCGGCCCCACCCCGTGA
- a CDS encoding MarR family winged helix-turn-helix transcriptional regulator, protein MSKDAGEQPGIVAALVRSSFLVNAVYAEAAREYGLTPQQGQLLCVLMAQPYGMSELGAMLRLAKSSLTELVDRTTRRGLARREPDPRDGRVVRVALTAQGGKLAEAFYTETCRRIEELPAGLGGADRDTLTELLGRVVRDNKVPPVFGERDQSAAHGR, encoded by the coding sequence ATGAGCAAGGACGCCGGCGAGCAGCCGGGGATCGTGGCCGCACTGGTGCGTTCCTCGTTCCTGGTCAACGCCGTGTACGCCGAGGCGGCCCGGGAATACGGGCTGACCCCGCAGCAGGGGCAGCTGCTCTGCGTGCTGATGGCCCAGCCGTACGGCATGAGCGAGCTGGGCGCGATGCTGCGGCTGGCGAAGTCGAGCCTCACCGAGCTGGTGGACCGGACCACCCGGCGGGGCCTGGCCCGGCGGGAGCCCGACCCGCGAGACGGGCGCGTGGTCCGGGTCGCGCTCACCGCGCAGGGCGGCAAGCTGGCCGAGGCGTTCTACACCGAGACGTGCCGGCGGATCGAGGAGCTCCCGGCGGGCCTCGGCGGCGCCGATCGCGACACGCTCACCGAGCTGCTGGGCCGGGTGGTGCGGGACAACAAGGTGCCACCGGTCTTCGGCGAGCGGGACCAGAGCGCCGCACACGGGCGCTGA
- a CDS encoding non-ribosomal peptide synthetase, which translates to MTVDVTRVDLVGRLPGTVAERFDAAGRVHEAIQAQSRRTPARTAVVAGTSRLSYAELDRRADDIARTLAGRGIGGGHLVGVCLDRDEWLVPALVGVWKAGAAYVPLDPAYPAERLRFMAEDSAVTAVLTSAALRRTATLTGAEPILVDDVAPGEGAPHVAGDPGDAAYVIYTSGSTGTPKGVVVEHRNTLNLLRWEASAYTAEELSGMLATASVCFDPSISQLFLPLVAGGTVILADNLLALPSLPAREEVTTVYGVPSALAVLLREPLPSGVRAVFSGGEPLTGALVRRIYANPGVRRVLNLYGPTECTTTCAVAEVGRDHEGEPPLGGPIAGAVFSVRDAAGNPVPDGEAGELWIGGPVVTRGYLGRESSAFRTGPDGGRVYRSGDLVRRVDGELRFAGRTDDQIKIRGYRVELGEVEATLARHPEVRRATVLAATDDDGAAYLVGHVAASGVSGQELRDWLRARLPDHLVPTRIGVAEELPLGPNGKVDRAALPRLGASRSAGAALVAPRTDDERLVAEVIAGVLGLPQVGVHDRFTDLGGHSLAAARVVTELSRRLGHTVPLAAFLTAPTAAGLATRLRQAGPELVRQDGRTRHPLTDMQREFWTLSRLHPDSPVTTLGIRLRVRDLPEAAPLSKALNEVVRRHEVLRSTVAVDEDGVPYAVVHPPAAVPLVEHAVGEDPEKVARAAAAHVFDVTAEVPLLRAELCWLGDAEAELVVVVDHIAFDGGSVGVLMGELAAELAGEPVPGPAVQVGDVAVQQREQPDPARLREFWQAELAGAPVADPAPADLTSGRVIRPLPEEFVTDVAALSRDCGATPFAVYLAALALASGEPDTLVGVVAARRARPELTEVIGPLVDTVPARLRPTGTLTFRDLVRQAAAATTRALVHQEIPHADLPRAPVLLAMQHAEVPVRLGNLELLTDLGSGAAVHEFSVLVDRTVAGTELQLEYGTARLDPPQAEAYLDRLMWLLRCALADPDRPLSAFELVTPDERAALLAAAAGPELPEVLRTVPEALAAHTEGTAVIGPDGTSIDYAELNDWSGRVAAALLEHGVAPGEVVGVCLPRDHLMPAVLLAVWRAGAAYLPLDPEHPVERLRWLAEDAGARVVLTRGGVAVAGLPALDLDHLAAVHGGQAELPEVRAEDLAYVLYTSGSTGAPKGVEVTHGGLAALVAGMASALRLGPGDIQPAVAPLTFDASAYELWSVLAHGGACVVVDRATAVDGHALAELIAASKATVALLVPTTYRMLLAAGWAGDPALRAVIGGESLDPALAGQILARVGELWNAYGPTEASVASTLHRVRAHEDGRVPIGLPMPGERAYVVDSELRLAPPGAVGELLLGGAGVARGYRGRPDLTATAFVDDPFVPGGRCYRTGDLVRWRPDGTLEFHGRRDHQVKVRGYRIEPGEIEAVLREVADGAVTVAGSGAQAHLVGYVAPETTDLAAVERHVRSRLPGHMVPRRWVALPALPTLPSGKVDREALPEPVDGPEAERVAPGTDAEGLVATIWADVLERPTIWADDDFFALGGHSFAATRVIGRLKETLDLAVPVRSLFERPVLADFAAGLEELLIAELMGGNDA; encoded by the coding sequence GTGACCGTTGATGTGACACGCGTCGATCTGGTAGGCCGCCTTCCCGGAACGGTGGCCGAGAGGTTCGACGCGGCAGGTCGCGTCCACGAGGCGATACAGGCCCAGAGCCGGCGTACCCCGGCACGCACCGCCGTCGTGGCGGGCACCAGCCGGCTCAGCTACGCCGAGTTGGACCGCCGGGCCGACGACATCGCGCGCACCCTGGCCGGACGGGGCATCGGAGGCGGCCACCTGGTCGGAGTCTGCCTGGATCGCGACGAGTGGCTGGTTCCCGCGCTGGTGGGGGTGTGGAAGGCGGGGGCGGCCTACGTGCCGCTGGACCCCGCCTACCCGGCCGAGCGGTTGCGGTTCATGGCCGAGGACTCCGCGGTGACCGCGGTGCTCACCTCGGCCGCGCTGCGCCGGACCGCCACCCTGACCGGGGCCGAGCCCATCCTCGTCGACGACGTGGCGCCGGGCGAGGGGGCGCCCCACGTGGCCGGAGACCCGGGCGACGCGGCGTACGTCATCTACACCTCCGGCTCCACCGGAACGCCCAAGGGCGTGGTGGTGGAGCACCGCAACACCCTGAACCTGCTGCGCTGGGAGGCGTCGGCGTACACCGCCGAGGAACTGAGCGGCATGCTGGCCACCGCCTCGGTCTGTTTCGACCCGTCGATCAGCCAGCTCTTCCTGCCGCTGGTCGCCGGTGGGACGGTGATCCTGGCCGACAACCTGCTGGCGCTGCCGAGCCTGCCCGCCCGCGAGGAGGTGACCACCGTCTACGGGGTCCCCTCCGCGCTGGCGGTGCTGCTGCGTGAGCCGCTGCCGAGCGGGGTGCGCGCGGTGTTCTCCGGCGGCGAGCCGCTGACCGGCGCCCTGGTCCGGCGGATCTACGCCAATCCCGGCGTGCGCCGGGTGCTGAATCTGTACGGCCCGACCGAGTGCACCACCACCTGCGCCGTCGCCGAGGTCGGCCGGGACCACGAGGGTGAGCCGCCCCTGGGCGGACCGATCGCCGGCGCGGTGTTCTCGGTGCGCGACGCGGCGGGCAACCCCGTCCCGGACGGAGAAGCGGGCGAGCTGTGGATCGGCGGGCCGGTGGTGACCCGCGGCTACCTGGGGCGTGAGTCGTCCGCCTTCCGCACCGGACCGGACGGCGGCCGGGTCTACCGCAGCGGTGACCTGGTCCGCCGGGTGGACGGCGAGCTGCGCTTCGCCGGCCGGACCGACGACCAGATCAAGATCCGCGGCTACCGGGTGGAGCTGGGCGAGGTGGAGGCCACGCTGGCCCGCCATCCCGAGGTACGCCGGGCCACCGTGCTGGCCGCGACCGACGACGACGGGGCCGCCTACCTGGTCGGCCATGTGGCGGCCTCCGGGGTGAGCGGGCAGGAGCTGCGGGACTGGCTGCGCGCCCGCCTGCCCGACCACCTGGTGCCGACCCGGATCGGCGTGGCCGAGGAGCTTCCGCTCGGCCCCAACGGAAAGGTGGACCGGGCGGCCCTGCCCAGACTCGGCGCCTCCCGGTCGGCCGGCGCGGCACTGGTCGCGCCCCGCACCGACGACGAACGCCTGGTGGCCGAGGTGATCGCCGGCGTTCTCGGCCTGCCGCAGGTCGGCGTGCACGATCGATTCACCGACCTGGGCGGGCACTCCCTGGCCGCGGCCAGAGTGGTCACCGAGCTGTCCCGCAGGCTGGGGCACACCGTGCCGCTGGCGGCTTTCCTGACCGCCCCCACCGCGGCGGGCCTGGCCACCCGGTTACGCCAGGCCGGGCCCGAGCTGGTGCGGCAGGACGGCCGGACCCGGCATCCGCTCACCGACATGCAGCGCGAGTTCTGGACCCTGAGCCGGCTCCACCCCGACAGCCCGGTCACCACGCTGGGGATCCGGCTGCGCGTGCGCGACCTGCCCGAGGCCGCGCCGCTGAGCAAGGCCCTGAACGAGGTCGTGCGCCGGCACGAGGTGCTGCGCAGCACCGTGGCCGTCGACGAGGACGGCGTGCCGTACGCCGTGGTCCACCCGCCGGCCGCGGTGCCCCTGGTCGAGCACGCAGTGGGGGAGGACCCGGAGAAGGTGGCCCGGGCCGCCGCGGCGCACGTGTTCGACGTGACGGCCGAGGTGCCGCTGCTCCGGGCCGAGCTGTGCTGGCTCGGCGACGCGGAGGCCGAGCTGGTGGTCGTGGTGGACCACATCGCCTTCGACGGTGGCTCGGTCGGGGTGCTGATGGGCGAGCTGGCCGCCGAGCTGGCCGGCGAGCCGGTCCCCGGGCCGGCGGTCCAGGTCGGCGATGTGGCCGTGCAGCAGCGGGAACAGCCGGATCCGGCGCGGCTGCGGGAGTTCTGGCAGGCCGAGCTGGCCGGTGCTCCGGTGGCGGACCCCGCGCCCGCGGACCTGACGTCGGGCAGGGTGATCCGGCCGCTGCCCGAGGAGTTCGTGACGGACGTGGCCGCGCTGTCCCGGGACTGCGGTGCCACCCCGTTCGCGGTGTACCTGGCCGCTCTGGCCCTGGCGAGCGGCGAGCCCGACACGCTGGTCGGGGTGGTCGCGGCACGGCGGGCCCGGCCGGAGCTGACCGAGGTCATCGGCCCGCTGGTGGACACGGTGCCGGCGCGGCTGCGGCCGACCGGCACGCTGACCTTCCGGGATCTGGTCCGGCAGGCCGCCGCAGCGACCACGCGGGCACTGGTCCACCAGGAGATCCCGCACGCCGACCTCCCCCGCGCCCCGGTGCTGCTGGCCATGCAGCACGCCGAGGTACCGGTGCGCCTGGGCAACCTGGAACTGCTCACCGACCTGGGCTCGGGCGCCGCGGTCCACGAGTTCAGCGTGCTCGTCGACCGGACCGTGGCCGGCACCGAGCTGCAGCTGGAGTACGGCACCGCCCGCCTCGATCCGCCGCAGGCCGAGGCGTACCTGGACCGGCTGATGTGGCTGCTGCGCTGCGCGCTGGCCGACCCGGACCGGCCGCTGTCGGCGTTCGAGCTGGTCACCCCGGACGAACGCGCGGCCCTGCTGGCCGCCGCGGCAGGGCCGGAGCTGCCGGAGGTTCTCCGGACGGTGCCCGAGGCGCTGGCGGCCCACACCGAAGGAACGGCCGTGATCGGCCCGGACGGCACCTCGATCGACTACGCCGAACTGAACGACTGGTCCGGCCGGGTGGCGGCGGCGCTGCTGGAACACGGGGTGGCGCCGGGCGAGGTGGTCGGGGTCTGCCTGCCGCGGGACCACCTGATGCCGGCGGTCCTGCTGGCGGTGTGGCGGGCCGGCGCGGCGTATCTGCCGCTGGACCCGGAGCACCCGGTCGAGCGGCTGCGCTGGCTGGCCGAGGACGCCGGGGCGCGCGTGGTGCTCACCCGGGGCGGCGTGGCCGTCGCGGGCCTGCCCGCCCTGGACCTGGACCACCTGGCGGCCGTCCACGGCGGACAGGCGGAGCTGCCGGAGGTGCGGGCCGAGGATCTGGCGTATGTGCTCTACACCTCCGGCTCCACCGGAGCTCCCAAGGGCGTGGAGGTCACCCACGGCGGCCTGGCCGCCCTCGTGGCCGGGATGGCCTCCGCGCTGCGGCTGGGCCCGGGGGACATCCAGCCGGCCGTGGCGCCCTTGACCTTCGACGCCTCCGCGTACGAGCTGTGGAGCGTTCTGGCCCATGGCGGCGCCTGCGTAGTGGTGGACCGGGCCACGGCCGTGGACGGGCACGCGCTGGCCGAGCTGATCGCGGCCAGCAAGGCCACGGTGGCCCTCCTGGTGCCCACCACGTACCGGATGCTGCTGGCCGCCGGCTGGGCCGGTGACCCGGCACTGCGGGCCGTCATCGGCGGGGAGAGCCTGGATCCGGCCCTGGCCGGGCAGATCCTGGCCCGGGTCGGCGAGCTGTGGAACGCCTACGGTCCCACCGAGGCCAGCGTTGCCTCGACCCTGCATCGGGTCCGCGCGCACGAGGACGGCCGGGTGCCGATCGGGCTGCCGATGCCGGGGGAGCGGGCCTACGTGGTCGACTCCGAACTGCGGCTGGCGCCGCCGGGCGCGGTGGGCGAGCTGCTGTTGGGCGGGGCCGGTGTGGCCCGGGGGTACCGGGGCCGGCCCGACCTGACCGCGACCGCGTTCGTCGACGACCCGTTCGTCCCCGGTGGCCGGTGTTACCGGACCGGCGACCTGGTGCGGTGGCGGCCGGACGGGACGCTGGAGTTCCACGGCCGCAGGGACCACCAGGTGAAGGTGCGCGGATACCGGATCGAGCCGGGCGAGATCGAGGCGGTGCTGCGCGAGGTGGCCGACGGGGCGGTGACCGTGGCCGGCTCGGGCGCGCAGGCGCACCTGGTCGGCTATGTCGCCCCGGAAACGACCGACCTGGCCGCGGTCGAGCGGCACGTCCGGTCGCGGCTGCCCGGCCACATGGTGCCCCGGCGGTGGGTCGCGCTGCCGGCCCTGCCCACCCTGCCCAGCGGCAAGGTGGATCGGGAGGCCCTGCCCGAGCCGGTCGACGGCCCGGAGGCCGAACGGGTCGCACCCGGCACCGACGCCGAAGGTCTGGTGGCCACCATCTGGGCCGACGTGCTTGAACGGCCCACGATCTGGGCCGACGACGATTTCTTCGCCCTGGGTGGGCACTCCTTCGCCGCGACCCGCGTGATCGGCCGGCTCAAGGAGACGTTGGATCTGGCCGTCCCGGTGCGGTCGCTGTTCGAGCGACCGGTACTCGCCGACTTCGCCGCCGGACTGGAAGAACTGTTGATCGCCGAACTGATGGGCGGGAACGACGCATGA